The following proteins are encoded in a genomic region of Coffea eugenioides isolate CCC68of chromosome 6, Ceug_1.0, whole genome shotgun sequence:
- the LOC113776226 gene encoding putative pentatricopeptide repeat-containing protein At3g25970 codes for MRPLQPLVESSVANLSKVVAAHCHAIKAGVVGDVYTANNIMNGYKNCGRLDVALKLFDEMPERDTASWNTMIAGYVNSREFFNACDFFKHMKINGVGVDGYTFGSILKGVAANGGIFFGQQVHSDVVKWGYGENVYSGSGLVDMYAKCGRVEDADRVFQYMPERNSVSWNALIAGYAEIGDHESCFQLLKWMDNEGVGLQDGTFVPLLTLLDDSEYYELTMQIHAKVLKLGLWIQNTVLNAMITSYSGCGSLKDARRVFSSASGYRDLVTWNSMLAAYLQHDRGELAFKLFWEMELLGLDSDLYTYTSIISACSGDAEQAQGRSLHALVIKRGLEKVTAVSNSLSAMYLKSNNRGMEDAIKVFDCTEMKDSVSWNSILTGLSQKGFSENSLETFQNMLYQNLEIDHYTLSAALRSCSDLATLQLGKQIHVFTIKSGFEKNDYVTSALIFMYSKSGSLGDAWKSFTQSPGDSSITWNSIMFAYAQHGQGKVALDLFFQMKKKNVKLDHISLVAVLTACSHIGLVEEGKKFLKSMESAYGIPPRMEHYACAVDLLGRAGRIEEAKELVKEMPFQPDAMVWKTLLGACRKCGDIEMATEVASHLLELEPEEHCTYVLLSDMYGHFEKWDEIATVKKLMRERRVKKVPGWSWMEINNEVHSFNAEDHSHPECQEMYQLLRELTNKIKLEEKSLDLDINIEYFGNVPYYCPKDTHIHLSVGL; via the coding sequence ATGAGGCCACTGCAGCCACTGGTTGAAAGCTCAGTGGCCAATTTATCTAAAGTTGTAGCAGCCCATTGTCATGCTATCAAAGCTGGAGTTGTTGGTGATGTGTACACAGCCAATAACATCATGAATGGTTACAAAAATTGCGGACGTTTGGACGTTGCTCTCAAGCTTTTTGATGAAATGCCTGAGAGAGACACTGCTTCTTGGAACACGATGATCGCTGGCTATGTGAATTCCAGGGAGTTCTTTAATGCTTGCGACTTTTTTAAGCATATGAAGATTAACGGGGTTGGGGTTGATGGGTATACATTTGGGAGCATACTCAAGGGTGTGGCAGCGAATGGTGGGATATTCTTTGGACAGCAAGTGCATTCAGATGTTGTTAAGTGGGGATACGGAGAGAATGTTTATTCTGGGAGTGGTCTTGTAGACATGTATGCAAAGTGTGGTCGAGTTGAAGATGCAGATAGGGTGTTTCAATACATGCCAGAACGTAATTCGGTGTCTTGGAATGCTTTGATCGCCGGTTATGCAGAAATAGGTGACCATGAAAGCTGTTTTCAGTTGCTGAAATGGATGGATAATGAAGGCGTGGGGCTTCAGGATGGCACATTCGTGCCACTTCTGACATTGCTTGATGACAGTGAATATTACGAACTAACAATGCAGATCCATGCCAAAGTTTTAAAACTGGGGTTGTGGATTCAAAATACCGTGCTAAATGCTATGATAACTTCTTATTCAGGATGTGGGTCCCTCAAAGATGCAAGAAGAGTTTTCAGTAGTGCTAGTGGCTACCGGGATCTAGTCACATGGAATTCCATGCTAGCAGCTTATTTACAACATGATCGCGGAGAGCTTGCATTTAAGCTCTTCTGGGAAATGGAACTGCTGGGGTTGGATTCAGATCTATATACTTATACTAGTATAATAAGTGCTTGTTCTGGAGATGCAGAACAGGCTCAAGGGAGATCATTGCACGCGTTGGTCATAAAAAGAGGGCTGGAAAAAGTAACAGCAGTATCTAATTCATTAAGTGCCATGTATTTGAAATCAAATAACAGAGGAATGGAAGATGCAATAAAAGTATTTGACTGTACTGAGATGAAAGACTCTGTTTCATGGAATTCAATTTTGACGGGCCTATCACAGAAAGGTTTCAGTGAAAATTCATTGGAAACTTTTCAGAATATGCTCTACCAGAACCTGGAGATTGATCACTACACTTTGTCTGCCGCTCTTAGATCTTGCTCAGATTTGGCAACTTTGCAATTGGGTAAGCAAATTCATGTGTTCACAATAAAATCAGGCTTTGAGAAAAATGACTATGTAACCAGTGCTTTGATATTTATGTACTCCAAAAGTGGGAGTCTGGGGGATGCTTGGAAGTCCTTTACTCAGTCACCTGGAGACAGTTCAATCACTTGGAACTCAATTATGTTTGCATATGCTCAACATGGGCAAGGTAAAGTTGCACTTGATCTCTTCtttcaaatgaaaaagaaaaatgtaaaacTGGATCATATAAGCTTGGTTGCAGTTCTAACTGCATGCAGCCATATTGGCTTAGTAGAGGAAggtaaaaaatttctaaaatcaaTGGAATCTGCATATGGTATTCCACCACGAATGGAACACTATGCTTGTGCCGTTGACCTGCTTGGGAGGGCTGGCCGTATAGAGGAGGCAAAAGAGCTGGTCAAAGAGATGCCTTTTCAACCTGATGCAATGGTGTGGAAAACTCTACTAGGTGCCTGTAGGAAATGTGGTGACATTGAGATGGCAACTGAAGTGGCAAGTCATTTACTGGAATTAGAGCCAGAAGAGCATTGTACTTATGTTCTTCTCTCTGATATGTATGGACATTTTGAGAAGTGGGACGAGATAGCTACTGTTAAGAAGCTCATGAGGGAGAGACGAGTAAAAAAGGTACCAGGTTGGAGTTGGATGGAAATTAATAACGAAGTGCATTCTTTTAATGCTGAAGATCATTCACACCCCGAATGCCAAGAAATGTACCAGTTATTGAGAGAATTAACAAACAAAATCAAacttgaagaaaaatctctTGATTTGGACATTAATATAGAATACTTCGGTAATGTGCCTTATTATTGCCCTAAAGATACTCACATCCATCTTAGTGTGGGTCTTTGA